From a region of the Drosophila ananassae strain 14024-0371.13 chromosome XL, ASM1763931v2, whole genome shotgun sequence genome:
- the LOC6504757 gene encoding pancreatic triacylglycerol lipase, translating to MYVANTTGGLMLQTMLYLANRTSRATLNTLVDLPPATKSDINEVKCFGVYGCFPINGPWNTVTRTIGVHPQKPSEIEPHFTLHTRKELDQPLYLDLNDPDSIQGMGVDPHGKIFLLVHGYLESGEIPWMLDLARALLHHEPKGKAAVVLIDWGGGASPPYVQAVANIRLVGAITAHVVHMLYEELKLPNLSKVHIIGHSLGAHLSGYAGYHLQRDFGLKPNRITGLDPAAPLFTDTDPIVRLDPTDAHFVDIVHTDANPLMKGGLGINMRLGHVDFFPNGGFDNPGCNKKFQDVVKSNKKATLFLTMQEFLGCNHIRSEQYFTESIGSKCPFLGITCDSFESFKDHKCISCEEPGHTCLRMGYHSQEDYQEQVNLGHIKQGDSPGVFYLWTGDRKPFCRLHYRITVRMSAHDESTLHGGEVGILSVRIHDGKSTHKKKRASTELMKFSTKAMYFEPGYEYKALVAGRDLENPEYATVHWEYPTSILNPLTWRFLSSPRIYLEYILIEAMESTDLYLKLCPQNEGAILSGAENVLRSSFCKD from the exons ATGTATGTGGCCAATACCACGGGCGGCCTAATGCTGCAGACCATGTTGTATTTGGCCAATCGGACCAGTCGGGCGACACTCAACACCTTGGTGGACCTGCCACCGGCAACCAAAAGTG ACATTAACGAGGTCAAGTGCTTCGGCGTCTACGGCTGCTTCCCCATCAATGGACCCTGGAACACGGTGACCCGAACCATTGGCGTACATCCCCAGAAGCCCTCGGAAATAGAACCCCATTTCACGTTACATACCCGAAAGGAACTGGATCAGCCGCTGTACCTGGATCTCAACGATCCGGATAGTATCCAGGGCATGGGCGTGGATCCGCACGGCAAGATCTTCCTCCTGGTCCATGGGTACTTAGAGTCGGGTGAGATACCATGGATGCTGGACCTGGCGAGGGCGCTGCTGCATCACGAGCCGAAGGGCAAGGCGGCGGTGGTGCTGATCGATTGGGGCGGCGGGGCCAGTCCTCCGTATGTCCAGGCCGTGGCCAATATCCGGCTGGTGGGCGCCATCACGGCGCATGTGGTGCACATGCTCTACGAGGAGTTGAAGCTGCCAAATCTCTCAAAAGTCCACATCATTGGCCACTCCCTGGGCGCCCACTTGTCCGGCTATGCCGGCTATCACCTTCAGCGGGACTTTGGTTTGAAGCCCAATAGGATAACGGGTCTGGATCCAGCTGCTCCACTCTTCACGGACACCGATCCCATTGTCCGTCTGGATCCCACGGACGCCCATTTCGTGGACATCGTTCACACGGACGCCAATCCCCTGATGAAGGGAGGTCTGGGTATCAATATGCGGCTGGGACATGTCGACTTCTTCCCGAATGGAGGCTTCGATAATCCCGGCTGCAACAAGAAGTTCCAGGACGTGGTCAAGAGCAACAAGAAGGCCACTCTCTTCCTGACCATGCAGGAGTTCCTCGGCTGCAATCACATCCGCAGCGAGCAGTACTTCACGGAGAGCATTGGCTCCAAGTGTCCCTTCCTGGGCATCACCTGTGACTCCTTTGAG AGCTTCAAGGACCACAAGTGCATCAGCTGCGAGGAGCCGGGACACACCTGCCTGCGCATGGGCTACCACAGCCAGGAGGACTACCAGGAGCAGGTGAATCTCGGCCACATCAAGCAGGGCGACTCGCCCGGCGTCTTCTACCTGTGGACCGGGGACAGGAAGCCCTTCTGCCGGCTGCACTACCGGATCACGGTGCGAATGTCCGCCCACGACGAGAGCACGCTGCACGGCGGAGAGGTCGGCATCCTGTCCGTCCGGATACACGACGGGAAGAGCACCCACAAGAAGAAGCGAGCCTCGACGGAGCTAATGAAGTTCTCGACGAAGGCCATGTACTTCGAGCCGGGCTACGAGTACAAGGCCCTGGTGGCCGGGCGCGATCTGGAGAATCCGGAATACGCCACCGTGCACTGGGAGTATCCGACCAGCATCCTTAATCCGCTCACCTGGCGCTTCCTGTCTTCTCCCAGGATCTATCTGGAGTATATCCTGATCGAGGCCATGGAGTCCACGGATTTGTACCTCAAGCTGTGTCCCCAAAACGAGGGCGCCATCCTATCCGGTGCCGAGAATGTCCTGCGCTCCAGTTTCTGCAAAGATTAA
- the LOC6504756 gene encoding glutamate receptor-interacting protein 2 isoform X1: MKLWKSKKPIGGCVPGKSAALKQDQQQDTHGSFGSHHHPQQQQQQQQQQQQQQQQQTDSNGGIALAPMLSVDRAMSPAQSEDSGLAPERGTTYATITLPRNALHLAITFAERNDLSYPPVVGALSPVGHAADFLAPGDRLHQIDGISTIGLSNQKVMSMLCAGGPDAGPAIVEIEYSLPEYTVSQNSLCVTSKLAQITVERESGCLGLTLRGGADYPLIVTHVRPHGPVYKTGRLKPGDRLLRVDNVSLIGKTLAEAQQIIKCGGHVSGYTNLTIEYDVSVVQSVEFSMGPLLIEIERPMNDKLGLVLCNYTPAVPPPTTTVSGSSASGSSTPSSQEKIQEESSGAAGVFIASILPASIADRCGALSIGDQVLSIDDTMIEHTAFSPDEVMTILDTGTGRGYTQMQIMPAHALARRGHTALGSPKYSFSTLESRKSSTACRQRQRFARKSSLPLEAPGTPGSLMPNSTGGGGGGGPGSGILGMGLGLCRAESFPVLLDCSQGAGIVLAEGGSGSSNPGGTGSGGGSGSSGGAVTIAQIVTDSVADRSGCIQAGDRIVAINKMYSLDAAAMRQILDGGSSRSNGNTAPANWLELEIEFDMPDAVVPSSGVFSVKLLRAGKCGLGLSVSGSSHGGLVISDVKMGSPAHRSGSLRVGDILLAVDQHPVQHFNVDALLKEETTSGRQNSHGNSDFTTLTIKRVVLPDFLPISSPIYSNCPGPGVGLGLGLGLGSSTEHDLYSSAYVTAGKYADCVSLKSRTPQPDYFRVPSLDDAASLQSVQMRQGTNGWPGSGAQSNSRSFVAQPNTQSLTTELPEEEDEQEEQLYPGYELNRYASVDCTALPPPMENKVYGSAASSSSKSSGSSLHQIIFTVRLEPKGGLLGITLAGSEDITKPITISGLVEGGIAYKNSQIQVGDQLLAIDEHSVQGMPLSHATSLLQNLGDLVDLKILRSHDLANGSHHLPQTQAIYAKVQRRPRSPSANTEASKESVNGNGSATGNGNANSNGTANGNGNPNGKPRIFHVTLYKDKVYDDYGFSVSDGLYERGVFINRIRSGGPADMCGLLKPFDRIMQVNEMKTQDFDCCLTVPLIAAAGDKIEMIMQRSE, translated from the exons atgaaactgtGGAAGTCCAAGAAGCCCATTGGCGGCTGTGTGCCTGGAAAGTCGGCTGCCCTCAAACAGGACCAACAACAGGACACCCATGGATCCTTCGGAAGTCATCATCAtccccaacaacaacaacaacaacaacaacaacaacagcagcagcagcaacaacaaacagaCAGCAATGGAGGAATCGCCTTGGCGCCCATGTTATCCG TTGACCGTGCCATGAGTCCGGCCCAGTCGGAGGACTCCGGACTGGCCCCGGAAAGGGGAACCACCTACGCCACCATCACACTGCCCCGGAATGCCCTCCATTTGGCCATCACCTTTGCAG AACGCAATGATCTATCCTATCCCCCCGTGGTGGGCGCCCTGAGTCCCGTGGGGCATGCCGCGGACTTCCTGGCTCCCGGGGATCGCCTTCACCAGATCGATGGCATCTCCACCATTGGTCTGAGCAACCAGAAGGTGATGAGCATGCTCTGTGCCGGTGGACCGGACGCAGGTCCAGCCATAGTCGAGATAGAATACTCACTTCCGGAATACA CAGTTTCCCAGAACAGCCTCTGTGTGACCTCAAAGTTGGCCCAAATAACCGTGGAGCGGGAAAGTGGCTGTCTGGGTCTGACACTGAGGGGCGGGGCCGACTACCCGCTGATCGTCACCCATGTCCGGCCCCACGGCCCTGTCTACAAGACGGGGCGCCTGAAGCCCGGCGATCGATTGTTGCGAGTGGATAAT GTCTCACTCATTGGCAAAACCCTGGCGGAGGCGCAACAAATCATCAAGTGCGGCGGCCATGTCTCCGGATACACCAACCTGACCATCGAATACGATGTCTCGGTGGTCCAAAGCGTAGAGTTCTCGATGGGACCGCTTCTCATCGAGATCGAGCGACCGATGAACGATAAACTGGGCCTGGTACTCTGCAATTACACGCCAGCGGTGCCTCCTCCGACGACGACAGTTTCCGGGAGTTCGGCATCCGGTTCCAGTACACCATCCAGTCAGGAGAAGATCCAGGAGGAGTCATCCGGAGCAGCAGGAGTCTTCATAGCCAGCATTTTGCCAGCCAGTATTGCTGATCG TTGCGGCGCCTTATCCATTGGCGATCAGGTGCTCTCCATCGACGACACCATGATCGAGCACACCGCCTTCAGTCCGGACGAGGTGATGACCATATTGGACACCGGCACTGGTCGCGGCTACACACAGATGCAGATAATGCCCGCTCACGCTCTGGCCCGTCGTG GACACACAGCCCTGGGCAGTCCCAAGTATAGCTTCAGCACCCTGGAGTCCCGGAAATCCTCGACAGCTTGCCGGCAACGACAGCGCTTTGCCAGGAAGAGTTCCCTGCCCCTGGAGGCGCCCGGAACACCAGGCTCCCTAATGCCCAACTCgacaggaggaggaggaggaggtggtccTGGCAGTGGCATCCTGGGCATGGGTCTGGGCCTGTGCCGGGCGGAGAGTTTCCCCGTTCTACTCGATTGCAGTCAAGGAGCTGGCATAGTGCTAGCTGAAGGTGGATCTGGATCAAGTAACCCTGGTGGCACAGGGTCTGGAGGTGGCTCAGGCTCCAGTGGAGGAGCTGTGACCATTGCCCAGATCGTGACCGATTCCGTGGCCGATAGGAGTGGCTGCATCCAGGCGGGAGACCGCATTGTGGCGATCAATAAAATGTACAGCTTGGATGCGGCGGCCATGCGGCAGATCCTGGACGGAGGCTCCTCCCGTTCCAACGGCAACACCGCCCCGGCCAACTGGCTGGAGCTTGAGATCGAGTTCGATATGCCGGACGCCGTGGTGCCCTCCAGCGGGGTCTTCAGTGTGAAGCTGCTTCGGGCGGGCAAGTGCGGCCTGGGACTCAGTGTCAGTGGCTCCAGTCATGGCGGATTGGTCATATCGGACGTGAAAATGGGCAGTCCCGCCCATCGCAGTGGCTCCCTTCGCGTCGGCGACATCCTGCTGGCCGTCGACCAGCATCCTGTCCAGCATTTCAATGTGGATGCCCTGCTGAAGGAGGAGACCACATCCGGAAGACAGAACAGCCACGGAAACTCGGACTTTACCACGCTGACCATCAAGAGGGTCGTCCTGCCCGACTTCCTGCCCATCTCCAGTCCCATCTACAGCAACTGTCCTGGTCCGGGagtgggcctgggcctgggtcTGGGGTTGGGCTCATCCACGGAGCACGATCTGTACAGTAGTGCCTATGTGACGGCGGGAAAGTATGCCGATTGTGTGTCCTTAAAATCACGTACCCCGCAGCCGGATTACTTCCGGGTGCCCAGCTTGGATGATGCCGCCAGTCTGCAGTCCGTGCAGATGCGTCAAGGCACCAACGGCTGGCCAGGATCAGGGGCGCAGTCCAACAGCAGATCCTTTGTGGCGCAGCCGAATACCCAAAGCCTTACCACTGAACTTcccgaggaggaggacgaacAGGAGGAGCAACTCTATCCAGGATACGAGCTCAATCGCTATGCCAG tgtggaCTGCACTGCCCTGCCACCGCCCATGGAGAACAAGGTGTACGGATCGGCGGCCAGTTCCAGCAGCAAGagcagtggcagcagcttGCATCAAATCATTTTCACGGTCCGGCTGGAGCCGAAGGGCGGCCTCCTGGGCATCACCCTGGCCGGCAGCGAGGACATAACCAAGCCCATAACCATTAGCGGCCTGGTAGAAG GTGGCATTGCCTACAAAAACAGCCAGATCCAAGTGGGCGACCAGTTGCTGGCCATCGATGAGCACTCCGTGCAGGGCATGCCCCTGTCGCATGCCACCAGCCTGCTGCAGAATCTCGGCGACCTGGTGGACCTGAAGATCCTGCGCAGCCACGACCTGGCCAATGGCAGCCATCACTTGCCCCAGACCCAAGCCATTTACGCCAAAGTCCAGCGACGACCGCGCAGTCCTTCGGCCAACACGGAGGCCAGCAAGGAGTCGGTGAACGGAAATGGCAGCGCcaccggaaacggaaatgccaACAGTAATGGCACTGCCAATGGGAATGGCAATCCAAACGGCAAGCCACGCATCTTCCATGTGACCCTGTACAAGGACAAAGTGTACGACGATTACGGATTTTCGGTCTCCGATGGACTCTACGAGCGGGGAGTGTTCATTAACCGGATCCGCAGTGGCGGTCCGGCGGATATGTGTGGCCTGCTGAAGCCCTTCGATCGGATCATGCAG GTTAATGAGATGAAGACGCAGGACTTTGATTGCTGCCTGACAGTTCCACTGATCGCCGCCGCTGGGGACAAAATCGAAATGATCATGCAGCGCTCCGAGTGA
- the LOC6504756 gene encoding glutamate receptor-interacting protein 2 isoform X2: MKLWKSKKPIGGCVPGKSAALKQDQQQDTHGSFGSHHHPQQQQQQQQQQQQQQQQQTDSNGGIALAPMLSVDRAMSPAQSEDSGLAPERGTTYATITLPRNALHLAITFAERNDLSYPPVVGALSPVGHAADFLAPGDRLHQIDGISTIGLSNQKVMSMLCAGGPDAGPAIVEIEYSLPEYISQNSLCVTSKLAQITVERESGCLGLTLRGGADYPLIVTHVRPHGPVYKTGRLKPGDRLLRVDNVSLIGKTLAEAQQIIKCGGHVSGYTNLTIEYDVSVVQSVEFSMGPLLIEIERPMNDKLGLVLCNYTPAVPPPTTTVSGSSASGSSTPSSQEKIQEESSGAAGVFIASILPASIADRCGALSIGDQVLSIDDTMIEHTAFSPDEVMTILDTGTGRGYTQMQIMPAHALARRGHTALGSPKYSFSTLESRKSSTACRQRQRFARKSSLPLEAPGTPGSLMPNSTGGGGGGGPGSGILGMGLGLCRAESFPVLLDCSQGAGIVLAEGGSGSSNPGGTGSGGGSGSSGGAVTIAQIVTDSVADRSGCIQAGDRIVAINKMYSLDAAAMRQILDGGSSRSNGNTAPANWLELEIEFDMPDAVVPSSGVFSVKLLRAGKCGLGLSVSGSSHGGLVISDVKMGSPAHRSGSLRVGDILLAVDQHPVQHFNVDALLKEETTSGRQNSHGNSDFTTLTIKRVVLPDFLPISSPIYSNCPGPGVGLGLGLGLGSSTEHDLYSSAYVTAGKYADCVSLKSRTPQPDYFRVPSLDDAASLQSVQMRQGTNGWPGSGAQSNSRSFVAQPNTQSLTTELPEEEDEQEEQLYPGYELNRYASVDCTALPPPMENKVYGSAASSSSKSSGSSLHQIIFTVRLEPKGGLLGITLAGSEDITKPITISGLVEGGIAYKNSQIQVGDQLLAIDEHSVQGMPLSHATSLLQNLGDLVDLKILRSHDLANGSHHLPQTQAIYAKVQRRPRSPSANTEASKESVNGNGSATGNGNANSNGTANGNGNPNGKPRIFHVTLYKDKVYDDYGFSVSDGLYERGVFINRIRSGGPADMCGLLKPFDRIMQVNEMKTQDFDCCLTVPLIAAAGDKIEMIMQRSE, from the exons atgaaactgtGGAAGTCCAAGAAGCCCATTGGCGGCTGTGTGCCTGGAAAGTCGGCTGCCCTCAAACAGGACCAACAACAGGACACCCATGGATCCTTCGGAAGTCATCATCAtccccaacaacaacaacaacaacaacaacaacaacagcagcagcagcaacaacaaacagaCAGCAATGGAGGAATCGCCTTGGCGCCCATGTTATCCG TTGACCGTGCCATGAGTCCGGCCCAGTCGGAGGACTCCGGACTGGCCCCGGAAAGGGGAACCACCTACGCCACCATCACACTGCCCCGGAATGCCCTCCATTTGGCCATCACCTTTGCAG AACGCAATGATCTATCCTATCCCCCCGTGGTGGGCGCCCTGAGTCCCGTGGGGCATGCCGCGGACTTCCTGGCTCCCGGGGATCGCCTTCACCAGATCGATGGCATCTCCACCATTGGTCTGAGCAACCAGAAGGTGATGAGCATGCTCTGTGCCGGTGGACCGGACGCAGGTCCAGCCATAGTCGAGATAGAATACTCACTTCCGGAATACA TTTCCCAGAACAGCCTCTGTGTGACCTCAAAGTTGGCCCAAATAACCGTGGAGCGGGAAAGTGGCTGTCTGGGTCTGACACTGAGGGGCGGGGCCGACTACCCGCTGATCGTCACCCATGTCCGGCCCCACGGCCCTGTCTACAAGACGGGGCGCCTGAAGCCCGGCGATCGATTGTTGCGAGTGGATAAT GTCTCACTCATTGGCAAAACCCTGGCGGAGGCGCAACAAATCATCAAGTGCGGCGGCCATGTCTCCGGATACACCAACCTGACCATCGAATACGATGTCTCGGTGGTCCAAAGCGTAGAGTTCTCGATGGGACCGCTTCTCATCGAGATCGAGCGACCGATGAACGATAAACTGGGCCTGGTACTCTGCAATTACACGCCAGCGGTGCCTCCTCCGACGACGACAGTTTCCGGGAGTTCGGCATCCGGTTCCAGTACACCATCCAGTCAGGAGAAGATCCAGGAGGAGTCATCCGGAGCAGCAGGAGTCTTCATAGCCAGCATTTTGCCAGCCAGTATTGCTGATCG TTGCGGCGCCTTATCCATTGGCGATCAGGTGCTCTCCATCGACGACACCATGATCGAGCACACCGCCTTCAGTCCGGACGAGGTGATGACCATATTGGACACCGGCACTGGTCGCGGCTACACACAGATGCAGATAATGCCCGCTCACGCTCTGGCCCGTCGTG GACACACAGCCCTGGGCAGTCCCAAGTATAGCTTCAGCACCCTGGAGTCCCGGAAATCCTCGACAGCTTGCCGGCAACGACAGCGCTTTGCCAGGAAGAGTTCCCTGCCCCTGGAGGCGCCCGGAACACCAGGCTCCCTAATGCCCAACTCgacaggaggaggaggaggaggtggtccTGGCAGTGGCATCCTGGGCATGGGTCTGGGCCTGTGCCGGGCGGAGAGTTTCCCCGTTCTACTCGATTGCAGTCAAGGAGCTGGCATAGTGCTAGCTGAAGGTGGATCTGGATCAAGTAACCCTGGTGGCACAGGGTCTGGAGGTGGCTCAGGCTCCAGTGGAGGAGCTGTGACCATTGCCCAGATCGTGACCGATTCCGTGGCCGATAGGAGTGGCTGCATCCAGGCGGGAGACCGCATTGTGGCGATCAATAAAATGTACAGCTTGGATGCGGCGGCCATGCGGCAGATCCTGGACGGAGGCTCCTCCCGTTCCAACGGCAACACCGCCCCGGCCAACTGGCTGGAGCTTGAGATCGAGTTCGATATGCCGGACGCCGTGGTGCCCTCCAGCGGGGTCTTCAGTGTGAAGCTGCTTCGGGCGGGCAAGTGCGGCCTGGGACTCAGTGTCAGTGGCTCCAGTCATGGCGGATTGGTCATATCGGACGTGAAAATGGGCAGTCCCGCCCATCGCAGTGGCTCCCTTCGCGTCGGCGACATCCTGCTGGCCGTCGACCAGCATCCTGTCCAGCATTTCAATGTGGATGCCCTGCTGAAGGAGGAGACCACATCCGGAAGACAGAACAGCCACGGAAACTCGGACTTTACCACGCTGACCATCAAGAGGGTCGTCCTGCCCGACTTCCTGCCCATCTCCAGTCCCATCTACAGCAACTGTCCTGGTCCGGGagtgggcctgggcctgggtcTGGGGTTGGGCTCATCCACGGAGCACGATCTGTACAGTAGTGCCTATGTGACGGCGGGAAAGTATGCCGATTGTGTGTCCTTAAAATCACGTACCCCGCAGCCGGATTACTTCCGGGTGCCCAGCTTGGATGATGCCGCCAGTCTGCAGTCCGTGCAGATGCGTCAAGGCACCAACGGCTGGCCAGGATCAGGGGCGCAGTCCAACAGCAGATCCTTTGTGGCGCAGCCGAATACCCAAAGCCTTACCACTGAACTTcccgaggaggaggacgaacAGGAGGAGCAACTCTATCCAGGATACGAGCTCAATCGCTATGCCAG tgtggaCTGCACTGCCCTGCCACCGCCCATGGAGAACAAGGTGTACGGATCGGCGGCCAGTTCCAGCAGCAAGagcagtggcagcagcttGCATCAAATCATTTTCACGGTCCGGCTGGAGCCGAAGGGCGGCCTCCTGGGCATCACCCTGGCCGGCAGCGAGGACATAACCAAGCCCATAACCATTAGCGGCCTGGTAGAAG GTGGCATTGCCTACAAAAACAGCCAGATCCAAGTGGGCGACCAGTTGCTGGCCATCGATGAGCACTCCGTGCAGGGCATGCCCCTGTCGCATGCCACCAGCCTGCTGCAGAATCTCGGCGACCTGGTGGACCTGAAGATCCTGCGCAGCCACGACCTGGCCAATGGCAGCCATCACTTGCCCCAGACCCAAGCCATTTACGCCAAAGTCCAGCGACGACCGCGCAGTCCTTCGGCCAACACGGAGGCCAGCAAGGAGTCGGTGAACGGAAATGGCAGCGCcaccggaaacggaaatgccaACAGTAATGGCACTGCCAATGGGAATGGCAATCCAAACGGCAAGCCACGCATCTTCCATGTGACCCTGTACAAGGACAAAGTGTACGACGATTACGGATTTTCGGTCTCCGATGGACTCTACGAGCGGGGAGTGTTCATTAACCGGATCCGCAGTGGCGGTCCGGCGGATATGTGTGGCCTGCTGAAGCCCTTCGATCGGATCATGCAG GTTAATGAGATGAAGACGCAGGACTTTGATTGCTGCCTGACAGTTCCACTGATCGCCGCCGCTGGGGACAAAATCGAAATGATCATGCAGCGCTCCGAGTGA